The Macrococcoides canis genome has a window encoding:
- a CDS encoding YueH family protein: protein MKIRNSIGENLQCKVYIHENKKEETFLVSIPEIFFSIQFDYELYGEALEEYLYLHLFNLLDEKDASELALRIVQWTSET from the coding sequence ATGAAAATAAGAAATAGTATAGGAGAAAATCTGCAATGTAAAGTATACATTCATGAAAATAAGAAAGAAGAGACATTTCTAGTAAGTATTCCGGAGATCTTCTTCTCGATTCAGTTCGATTATGAGCTGTATGGTGAAGCATTAGAAGAATACCTATACTTACACTTATTCAATCTATTAGACGAAAAAGACGCATCGGAACTTGCACTGCGTATTGTGCAATGGACGAGCGAAACTTAA
- a CDS encoding peptide chain release factor 3 has product MTLREEVEIRKTFAIISHPDAGKTTLTEKLLLFGGAIREAGTVKGKKTGKFATSDWMEVEKQRGISVTSSVMQFDYDHFKINILDTPGHEDFSEDTYRTLMAVDSAVMVIDCAKGIEPQTLKLFKVCKMRGIPIFTFINKLDRVGKEPFELLEEIEKTLEIETYPMNWPIGMGQSFFGIIDRKTKTIEPFRDEDNVLHLNEDYELQEEHAITSDSAYLQAIDELMLVEEAGESFDTEKLMSGDLTPVFFGSALANFGVQNFLNAYVDHAPMPSGRKTETGEEVSPFDNDFAGFIFKIQANMNPQHRDRIAFMRIVSGAFERGMDVKMTRTDKKMKISRSTSFMADDTQTVNHAVSGDIIGLYDSGNFQIGDTLVGGNQKFQFEKLPQFTPEIFMKVSPKNVMKQKHFHKGIEQLVQEGAIQLYRTLHTNQIILGAVGQLQFEVFEHRMNNEYNVDVIMEPVGKKIARWIENEEDIRDVMNSSRSILVEDRFGNKVFLFENEFATRWFLDKFPEIKLYSLL; this is encoded by the coding sequence ATGACATTAAGAGAAGAAGTAGAGATAAGAAAGACATTTGCCATCATCTCTCACCCGGATGCTGGTAAGACGACGTTAACTGAGAAATTATTATTATTTGGTGGCGCCATTCGTGAAGCAGGTACGGTCAAGGGAAAGAAGACCGGAAAGTTTGCGACGAGTGACTGGATGGAAGTAGAAAAGCAGCGTGGAATCTCTGTTACGAGTTCTGTGATGCAGTTTGATTATGATCACTTCAAGATCAACATTCTCGATACGCCAGGACATGAAGATTTCTCTGAAGATACTTACAGAACATTGATGGCCGTCGACAGCGCGGTCATGGTCATCGACTGCGCGAAAGGTATCGAGCCCCAGACTTTAAAGCTGTTTAAAGTCTGTAAGATGCGCGGTATTCCGATATTTACATTTATCAATAAGCTTGACCGTGTCGGTAAAGAGCCGTTCGAACTGTTAGAAGAGATAGAGAAGACGCTTGAAATCGAAACGTATCCGATGAACTGGCCGATTGGTATGGGACAGTCATTCTTCGGTATTATCGACCGTAAGACGAAGACGATTGAACCGTTCCGTGATGAAGACAATGTACTGCATCTGAATGAAGACTATGAATTGCAGGAAGAGCATGCCATTACATCAGACAGTGCATACTTGCAGGCGATCGATGAATTGATGCTCGTTGAAGAAGCGGGAGAATCATTTGATACAGAGAAGTTAATGTCAGGAGATCTGACACCGGTATTCTTCGGTTCAGCACTTGCAAACTTCGGCGTACAGAACTTCCTGAATGCTTACGTCGATCATGCACCGATGCCTTCAGGCCGTAAGACGGAAACTGGTGAAGAAGTATCACCTTTTGATAATGACTTTGCCGGATTTATCTTCAAGATCCAGGCGAATATGAATCCGCAGCACCGTGATAGAATCGCCTTCATGCGAATCGTGAGCGGCGCATTTGAGCGTGGAATGGACGTTAAGATGACGCGTACAGATAAGAAGATGAAGATCTCCCGTTCAACATCCTTTATGGCAGATGATACTCAGACAGTCAATCATGCTGTAAGTGGAGATATTATCGGTCTGTATGATTCTGGGAATTTCCAGATTGGAGATACACTTGTCGGTGGTAATCAGAAATTCCAGTTTGAGAAGCTGCCGCAGTTTACACCTGAAATCTTCATGAAAGTGTCACCGAAGAACGTGATGAAGCAGAAACACTTTCATAAAGGGATTGAACAGCTCGTTCAAGAAGGTGCGATTCAGCTCTACCGTACGCTGCATACGAACCAGATTATTCTAGGTGCAGTAGGACAGCTTCAGTTTGAAGTGTTTGAACATCGTATGAATAATGAATATAATGTAGACGTTATTATGGAGCCGGTTGGTAAGAAGATCGCCCGCTGGATCGAGAATGAAGAAGATATTCGAGATGTTATGAACTCAAGCCGTTCGATTCTAGTGGAAGATCGTTTCGGTAATAAAGTATTCTTGTTCGAAAATGAATTTGCAACGCGCTGGTTCCTGGATAAATTCCCGGAAATTAAGCTCTACAGCTTACTGTAA
- a CDS encoding TerC family protein: MDPSIIITYLWVVLVLVVLEGLLAADNAIVMAVMVKHLPEEQRKKALFYGLVGAFIFRFGALFAISFLANYWQIQALGAAYLLYMSIKNLIDYFRTGDTTTDEEEADLEKYGSGKGSGFWMTVAKVEFADIAFAIDSMLAAIAIALTLPEVGPQFGGMNLGQFLVMFTGGMLGVIIMRFAATWFVKLLHDNPSLEAAAFAVVGWVGVKLVVMVLAHEKVGILPHEFPHSPIWQIIFWTVLLGILAVGWFSGKKKKA, encoded by the coding sequence GTGGATCCGTCAATTATCATTACCTATCTATGGGTAGTACTTGTACTCGTTGTATTAGAAGGGCTGCTTGCTGCGGATAATGCCATCGTTATGGCGGTTATGGTTAAGCATCTGCCAGAAGAACAGCGTAAGAAAGCTTTATTCTATGGTCTCGTCGGTGCATTTATCTTCAGATTCGGTGCGCTGTTTGCGATTAGTTTCTTAGCAAACTACTGGCAGATTCAGGCACTTGGTGCGGCATATCTGCTGTATATGTCAATCAAGAACTTAATTGATTACTTTAGAACAGGGGATACAACCACTGATGAAGAAGAAGCCGATCTTGAGAAATACGGGAGTGGCAAAGGCAGCGGTTTCTGGATGACTGTTGCCAAAGTTGAATTCGCAGATATCGCATTCGCCATCGATTCGATGCTTGCAGCGATCGCTATCGCACTGACATTACCTGAAGTAGGACCACAGTTCGGTGGTATGAACTTAGGTCAGTTCCTGGTGATGTTTACCGGAGGAATGCTTGGTGTAATCATCATGCGATTTGCAGCAACATGGTTCGTTAAACTGCTGCATGATAATCCATCACTTGAAGCCGCAGCATTTGCAGTTGTCGGATGGGTCGGTGTGAAACTTGTCGTGATGGTCCTTGCACATGAAAAAGTGGGCATTCTGCCACATGAATTTCCGCATAGTCCTATCTGGCAGATTATATTCTGGACAGTGCTGCTCGGTATTCTCGCAGTCGGATGGTTCAGCGGCAAAAAGAAAAAAGCATAA
- a CDS encoding S1C family serine protease: protein MKKITIKRRDYRRPKRLFYEEQNKRHIFPYLHKKDEEKLIIEPDVKETVEESAVVPPGIEPSAPLKRTQDATRSSDTEHVAQEETVAQDAEETQDAEETQDAETTEVSETAQEQEDIETHEVTEEYAEEPVEETPIEEEPEESAGSFKWLLLLLAGILIGIMLAALLLPKVFQQKDKPQEKAALSQTELIAKNKDTVVTVTNLQKASTDEPIDEQASEKAPEETGIGSGVIYKLDEKYAYIVTNYHVVGKAPEIEVTQDKLKEKATLIGKDIWTDIAVIRIPKGNLKSTVTFGDSSKLEAGEPVLALGSPLGKIFAGSVTSGIVSGLDRTVPVDIDGDNQYDWSMDVIQTDAAINPGNSGGALFNDKGEMVGLNSLKITMNGVEGIAFSIPANEVRKDIKALEETGSIKRPKLGVSVEDLATAGYIGNLTQGVQIMEVEASSVAQQAGLIQGDVITHLDDKKIEDKIHFRKVLFNDVKIGETITVKIERQGVKKTIKLKLK from the coding sequence ATGAAGAAGATTACGATAAAAAGAAGAGATTACAGAAGACCGAAACGTCTGTTCTATGAAGAACAAAATAAGCGTCATATATTTCCGTATCTGCATAAGAAAGATGAAGAGAAACTGATCATTGAACCTGACGTCAAGGAGACAGTGGAAGAAAGTGCTGTCGTTCCGCCGGGAATCGAACCCAGTGCACCGCTAAAAAGGACACAGGACGCAACAAGGTCAAGTGATACGGAGCACGTCGCACAAGAAGAGACAGTAGCGCAGGATGCTGAAGAGACGCAGGATGCTGAAGAGACGCAGGATGCTGAAACTACTGAAGTGTCTGAAACAGCACAAGAACAAGAAGATATAGAAACACATGAAGTGACCGAAGAATATGCAGAAGAACCGGTTGAAGAAACGCCGATTGAAGAAGAACCGGAAGAATCTGCAGGCAGCTTTAAATGGTTACTGCTGCTACTTGCGGGTATTCTAATAGGGATTATGCTTGCTGCACTGTTATTGCCAAAGGTGTTCCAGCAAAAAGATAAACCACAGGAAAAAGCGGCGCTTTCTCAGACAGAACTTATTGCAAAGAATAAGGATACGGTCGTGACGGTTACAAATCTGCAGAAAGCATCAACAGATGAACCGATTGATGAACAGGCTTCTGAAAAAGCACCTGAGGAAACAGGTATCGGTAGTGGTGTTATCTATAAGCTTGATGAAAAATATGCATATATCGTAACGAACTATCATGTTGTAGGAAAAGCACCTGAAATAGAAGTGACACAAGATAAGCTGAAAGAGAAGGCGACGCTTATCGGCAAGGATATATGGACCGATATCGCAGTGATCAGAATACCGAAGGGTAATCTGAAATCTACTGTTACGTTCGGTGACAGCAGTAAGCTTGAAGCAGGAGAACCTGTGCTGGCACTCGGTAGTCCGCTCGGTAAAATCTTTGCAGGGAGTGTGACAAGCGGCATCGTCTCAGGACTGGATAGAACGGTACCTGTAGATATTGATGGCGATAATCAGTATGACTGGTCGATGGATGTCATCCAGACGGACGCTGCAATCAATCCAGGTAATTCAGGCGGTGCGCTGTTCAATGATAAGGGTGAGATGGTTGGACTGAATTCGCTTAAGATTACGATGAACGGTGTAGAAGGTATTGCGTTCTCGATTCCTGCAAACGAAGTCAGAAAAGATATTAAAGCATTAGAAGAAACAGGTTCAATCAAGCGTCCGAAACTGGGTGTCAGCGTTGAAGATCTAGCGACAGCTGGATATATCGGAAACTTGACACAAGGTGTGCAGATCATGGAAGTAGAGGCATCATCTGTCGCACAGCAGGCAGGTCTTATACAGGGTGACGTTATTACGCATCTAGATGATAAGAAGATCGAAGATAAGATTCACTTTAGAAAAGTTCTGTTTAATGATGTGAAGATCGGTGAAACGATAACGGTTAAGATTGAAAGACAAGGTGTCAAAAAGACGATTAAACTTAAACTAAAGTAA
- a CDS encoding TrkH family potassium uptake protein: MTKLLMRLTPQQGIVLYYLVAIFISFLLLRIPYVHKEGITISYIDSLFVAVSGISVTGLSPVSIVDTYSTFGQMMIILILNLGGIGVMAMGTLLWVILGKKIGMRERQLIMVDHNQNKMSGVVTLILEIVKTMLAIELFGALLLAFYFYKDMDSVTTALFHGMFAAVSATTNGGLDITGDSLNSYADDYFVQTITMFLIVLGAIGFPVLIEVKSYLTNKIPNFRFSLFAKLTIVTYLLLFIVGTLTIYLFEYHHAFKSISWHKALFYAMFQSASTRSAGLTTIDLTQLTDATQFFMSGLMFIGSSPSSVGGGIRTTTFAILILFLINYSNGRNSIKVFNKEIDPIDINRSFAVMVLATLICFIGLLLILSFENGKYGLLEIFFEVMSAFGTCGLSLGITADLSNLSKVVIMILMFIGRVGLISFIIMLGGKAEPEKFRYPKERIMIG, from the coding sequence ATGACGAAGCTATTAATGCGACTTACACCACAGCAAGGTATTGTACTCTATTACCTTGTTGCGATATTTATTTCATTCTTATTGCTGCGTATTCCGTATGTACATAAAGAAGGGATTACAATTTCATATATTGATTCGCTGTTTGTCGCAGTGTCAGGCATCAGTGTGACAGGTTTGTCCCCTGTATCTATCGTGGATACATATTCGACATTCGGTCAGATGATGATTATTCTCATACTGAACCTGGGAGGTATCGGCGTTATGGCGATGGGTACGCTCTTATGGGTCATTCTCGGTAAGAAGATTGGAATGCGTGAACGTCAGCTTATCATGGTCGATCATAACCAGAACAAGATGAGTGGGGTCGTTACGTTGATACTCGAGATCGTTAAGACGATGCTCGCGATCGAACTGTTCGGAGCGTTACTGCTGGCCTTTTATTTCTACAAGGATATGGATAGTGTTACAACTGCACTGTTCCATGGCATGTTTGCAGCAGTATCCGCAACGACCAATGGGGGTCTCGACATTACTGGTGACAGTTTAAATTCTTATGCGGATGATTACTTCGTACAGACGATAACGATGTTTCTCATCGTACTTGGAGCCATCGGGTTTCCTGTACTCATCGAAGTAAAGAGTTATTTGACGAACAAGATACCGAACTTTCGCTTCAGCCTCTTTGCTAAGCTGACGATCGTTACATATTTGCTGTTATTTATCGTCGGGACACTGACGATTTACTTGTTTGAATATCATCATGCCTTTAAATCAATTTCTTGGCATAAAGCATTATTTTATGCGATGTTCCAGTCAGCGTCGACACGTAGTGCCGGATTAACGACCATCGACCTGACACAGCTGACAGATGCTACACAGTTCTTTATGTCCGGACTGATGTTCATCGGTTCGAGTCCAAGTTCGGTAGGTGGCGGTATCAGAACGACGACATTTGCGATACTGATATTATTTCTTATCAACTATAGTAACGGCAGAAATTCAATTAAAGTCTTCAACAAGGAGATCGATCCGATTGATATTAATCGTTCATTTGCGGTTATGGTCCTTGCGACTTTAATTTGTTTTATCGGTCTGTTACTCATACTCTCATTTGAAAATGGGAAATATGGTCTGCTTGAAATTTTCTTTGAAGTGATGAGTGCGTTCGGAACGTGCGGACTGTCTCTCGGCATCACTGCGGATCTGTCTAACTTGAGTAAGGTGGTCATCATGATCCTGATGTTTATCGGACGTGTCGGACTGATTTCCTTTATTATTATGCTCGGTGGGAAGGCTGAACCAGAGAAGTTCAGATATCCGAAAGAACGCATCATGATCGGCTGA
- a CDS encoding ATP-binding protein: protein MKNIKKNVLYHIILFILMNILITYSLAEIEKERIIDEFRRSINIHSNQVDSFINESLSITDNLTTAFQYTTAVEKRMHEIKDNDPRVINIYILDDKNTIVHATSEMLVGSKLKTRAFFMENIQPNSNHASISSVTKNEFNKKVFYISRSVNKSDKQYIITMEIDVNTIGAVIDSLQKDTTVTIKDFDGQTIFESINPRRNSISTSEKFLKVPWEITLTSNRNIYYDVYSSSLIYTLIASLIFSTLHLLYISYRNKRANEKVLEDINTQRKEIIGLLAANTAHEIKNPLTSIKGFVELLEMQYDPDHKNQKFNIVKSELERINLIVSQFLLLGKPTTVDVERVDAREIIRDILNFLDYDMAIHNIMVVKQFTDEPTFINVSKDQFKQVLINLIQNAKDAMTHSDPAILKITVENRNGFTEIRFIDNGEGMDTDVQQELFNPFFTTKLHGTGLGLPVTKSIVDAHHGLIEVISSKEKGTTFIISFPTVQ, encoded by the coding sequence ATGAAAAATATAAAAAAGAATGTACTTTATCATATTATACTATTTATTCTGATGAATATACTGATAACTTATTCACTTGCAGAAATAGAGAAAGAAAGAATCATCGATGAGTTCAGACGCTCAATCAATATTCATTCTAATCAGGTCGATTCATTTATCAATGAGTCGCTGTCAATCACCGATAATCTTACGACAGCATTTCAGTATACAACCGCTGTCGAAAAGAGAATGCATGAGATCAAGGATAATGACCCTCGTGTCATCAACATCTATATACTGGACGATAAGAATACGATTGTGCATGCAACTTCCGAGATGCTGGTTGGCAGTAAACTAAAGACGAGAGCATTCTTTATGGAAAATATTCAGCCGAACTCAAATCACGCTTCAATCAGTAGTGTCACAAAAAATGAATTTAATAAGAAGGTCTTCTACATTTCAAGAAGCGTAAATAAATCAGACAAGCAGTATATCATCACGATGGAAATTGATGTGAATACAATTGGTGCGGTGATCGATTCCCTGCAAAAGGATACGACCGTCACAATTAAAGATTTCGATGGACAGACTATCTTCGAGTCTATCAATCCACGCAGAAATTCAATTTCTACGAGCGAGAAATTTCTAAAGGTGCCATGGGAGATTACGCTGACTTCAAACAGGAATATCTACTATGATGTCTATAGCTCCTCCCTTATCTATACGCTTATCGCATCTTTGATCTTCTCAACGCTGCATCTATTATATATCAGCTACAGAAATAAGCGTGCCAACGAAAAGGTGCTTGAAGATATCAACACGCAGCGTAAAGAAATTATCGGCTTACTGGCAGCCAATACAGCGCATGAAATCAAGAACCCGCTAACTTCAATAAAAGGATTCGTAGAGTTACTTGAAATGCAGTACGATCCTGATCATAAAAATCAGAAGTTCAATATCGTTAAAAGCGAGCTCGAACGAATCAACTTAATCGTCAGTCAGTTTCTTCTGCTTGGTAAACCGACGACAGTCGATGTGGAACGTGTGGATGCCAGAGAAATAATACGCGATATACTGAATTTCCTGGATTACGACATGGCTATCCACAACATTATGGTCGTCAAACAGTTTACAGATGAACCGACATTCATCAATGTCTCTAAAGATCAGTTCAAGCAGGTCCTCATCAACTTGATTCAGAACGCCAAAGATGCGATGACACATTCAGACCCCGCCATACTCAAGATTACCGTCGAGAATAGAAATGGTTTCACTGAAATCCGTTTTATCGATAATGGTGAAGGCATGGATACAGACGTGCAGCAGGAGCTCTTCAATCCTTTCTTTACGACAAAACTGCACGGCACTGGGCTCGGTCTTCCTGTTACTAAAAGTATCGTTGACGCACATCACGGTTTGATCGAAGTCATATCCAGTAAAGAAAAAGGCACGACATTCATCATCTCATTCCCGACAGTACAATAA
- a CDS encoding bifunctional UDP-sugar hydrolase/5'-nucleotidase — MKKGIINIHIIITSDICGRMFSERNHPGLIKAATFARMHRTGDELLLLNNGQTLTGSSAAEYFADHRSFRRNPQITIMNAMHYDASNISIHDFKLGRMYFNRSHSLSDFPFLSVNIINSRTKEPYYNKPYIIKTIKGIKIAVIAMSETGDVTDIIEDIEVEHPVNAARTWIRYLYDEENPDFVIGLHNGDIHSIEKDGHLRTEGLDLIITNSKERLQETNREIIYTADQELLTQVDLEFKERTNSFEYIRKHVANVSVDLYPNDPNLMEKVYYDEKEYRKYRKQAE; from the coding sequence ATGAAGAAAGGTATTATTAATATCCATATTATCATAACAAGCGATATATGCGGGAGAATGTTCAGCGAAAGAAATCATCCCGGACTGATAAAAGCAGCGACATTTGCGAGAATGCATCGAACAGGTGATGAGCTGTTGCTGTTGAATAATGGACAGACGTTAACGGGTTCATCTGCTGCAGAATACTTTGCAGATCATCGTTCCTTCAGACGCAATCCGCAGATTACGATAATGAATGCGATGCACTACGATGCGAGCAATATTAGTATCCATGACTTTAAGCTCGGCAGAATGTATTTCAACCGTTCACATAGTTTAAGCGATTTCCCGTTTCTTTCGGTGAATATCATCAATTCACGAACGAAGGAACCTTACTATAATAAACCTTATATTATCAAGACGATTAAGGGCATCAAGATTGCGGTGATTGCCATGAGTGAAACTGGAGATGTCACTGATATTATTGAAGATATTGAAGTGGAGCATCCAGTCAATGCTGCACGCACGTGGATACGATATCTGTATGACGAGGAGAATCCGGATTTTGTTATCGGCCTGCATAACGGGGATATTCATTCGATCGAAAAAGACGGCCATCTACGTACGGAAGGGCTGGATCTAATTATTACGAACAGTAAAGAAAGGCTGCAGGAAACCAATAGAGAGATCATCTATACAGCAGATCAGGAACTTTTGACACAAGTCGATCTGGAATTTAAGGAACGTACGAATTCCTTTGAATATATTAGAAAGCATGTCGCGAATGTCAGTGTCGATCTGTATCCTAATGATCCGAACCTGATGGAGAAAGTCTATTATGATGAGAAAGAATATAGAAAGTACAGAAAGCAAGCAGAATAG
- a CDS encoding CPBP family glutamic-type intramembrane protease has product MKKVDRALIVLFAIYAFMHVVLLLLRDETQVFWYVYTGLLLFSSLGYIFYERNITSKRLMTSIGVGVITSVIIILIYHVLLQMNIALSFTALLSELVAMGVYYKWQLIITLVVAVPLHELFMRALLQDNLSRYMHPVAAAVISSLLSALLFSYAVNINVVAMLLIIQLVLSFSYLYTKRLITPVLGAVIAIIALIIIYGQ; this is encoded by the coding sequence GTGAAAAAAGTTGACCGCGCGCTTATCGTATTATTTGCGATCTATGCTTTCATGCATGTGGTACTCTTGTTATTACGCGATGAAACACAGGTGTTCTGGTACGTCTATACCGGTCTGCTGCTCTTTTCATCGCTCGGCTATATCTTCTATGAGCGTAATATCACATCGAAACGACTGATGACGTCTATCGGTGTGGGAGTGATAACGAGCGTTATCATCATCTTGATCTATCATGTGCTGCTCCAGATGAATATCGCACTATCATTTACTGCGCTGCTCAGTGAACTTGTAGCAATGGGTGTGTACTATAAATGGCAGCTCATTATCACTTTGGTTGTTGCTGTTCCATTACATGAGCTATTTATGCGTGCACTACTGCAGGACAATCTGTCGCGTTATATGCATCCTGTAGCTGCAGCTGTTATCAGCAGTCTCTTATCTGCGCTGCTGTTTAGCTATGCCGTCAACATAAACGTTGTCGCAATGCTGTTAATCATACAGCTCGTATTATCATTCAGCTATCTTTATACGAAACGACTGATAACACCCGTGCTCGGAGCAGTTATTGCTATTATTGCGCTTATTATTATCTATGGACAGTAG
- a CDS encoding YkvS family protein codes for MTVAKIGDIIEFHDGLQGVVEKINENSVIVDCTYMENFEKLEIPERTVINHKRYKIIHEA; via the coding sequence ATGACTGTTGCTAAAATTGGAGATATCATTGAATTTCATGACGGCCTGCAAGGTGTGGTCGAGAAAATCAATGAAAATTCTGTGATCGTTGACTGTACGTACATGGAAAACTTTGAAAAGCTTGAAATACCAGAAAGAACTGTAATCAACCATAAACGCTATAAGATCATTCACGAGGCATAG
- a CDS encoding sigma-70 family RNA polymerase sigma factor produces MSFEQLLQDNERIIHYLIHKYRLHYMYDDMYQLATIKLWDIYHTYDPTKTPDMQQYIFTKLNFCFIDEIRRLKRELDRYAPMEALETMTYQDESLVEYQSFIELLKPNEYTWLMLTLEGYKQKEIAQLMNLSTSSLKAYRKSCQKKLQKLI; encoded by the coding sequence ATGTCATTTGAACAACTGCTACAAGATAATGAACGCATCATCCATTATTTGATCCATAAATATCGCCTGCATTACATGTATGATGATATGTATCAGCTCGCCACAATCAAACTATGGGATATCTATCATACGTATGATCCTACGAAGACGCCAGATATGCAGCAGTACATCTTTACGAAGCTGAACTTCTGCTTTATCGATGAAATTCGCAGATTGAAGCGTGAACTGGATCGTTATGCACCGATGGAAGCACTGGAAACAATGACGTATCAGGATGAATCTCTCGTAGAATATCAGTCATTTATAGAGTTACTTAAACCGAATGAATATACATGGCTTATGCTGACGTTAGAAGGCTATAAGCAGAAAGAAATTGCACAGCTGATGAACTTGAGCACTTCTTCACTGAAAGCCTATCGTAAGTCCTGCCAGAAGAAACTTCAGAAATTGATATAA
- a CDS encoding competence protein ComK has product MELPISIHTMYLYQHVEVEGRTELRRFNEQAIVMDQTADQLLDETLVLLGSSLKTRKSSARILMRTKKYIPIMMEAHLNWAFFQVHQNKQHYKAYINQKYVTYIEGSDEYTDITFLDGAKLRVPQKVKHVQKQYERCICLVDAQHKIIKRQSLYDCRY; this is encoded by the coding sequence ATGGAGCTGCCAATATCTATACATACGATGTATCTCTATCAACACGTGGAAGTTGAAGGTCGAACGGAGTTAAGACGTTTTAATGAACAGGCGATTGTCATGGACCAGACTGCAGATCAACTGCTCGATGAGACCCTTGTCCTGTTAGGGAGTTCTCTTAAAACACGCAAATCATCTGCAAGGATTTTGATGCGTACGAAAAAGTATATTCCGATTATGATGGAAGCACATTTGAACTGGGCATTTTTTCAGGTGCATCAGAATAAACAGCATTATAAGGCGTATATTAACCAGAAGTATGTAACGTACATTGAGGGAAGCGATGAATATACGGATATCACATTTCTGGATGGGGCGAAGCTGCGTGTGCCACAGAAGGTGAAACATGTGCAGAAACAATATGAAAGGTGTATCTGTCTCGTCGACGCACAGCATAAAATAATAAAACGACAATCATTGTATGATTGTCGTTATTGA